The nucleotide sequence GACTCGACCGTCGGCGTCGGACCCTCGTGGGCCACCCCGATGCCCAGCTCGGCCACCCGCCCGGCCCAGTACGGCTGGTCCACCATCTGGGCGACCACCACCTGCGGCGCGCCGGCCCGTGCGGCCACCGTCGTCGTGCCGGCGCCGCCGTGCTGCACCACCGCGGCCATCCGCGCGAACAGGGCGTGCAGGTTGACTTCGCCGACCGCGCAGCAGTCCGCGCCGTCGTCGATCAGCGACAGATCGGCCCAGCCCCGCCCGACGACCACCCGGCGCCCCCGGGCCCGGATCGCCGCGATGGCCACCTCGGCGACGTCGGCCGGGGCACGCATGCTGCCGAACCCCACGTACACCGGCGGATCACCGGCGTCGAGGAACGCCGTGACCTCGCCGGGCAGCGGGCGGTCGTCCGGCAGGATCCACGCACCGGTCTGGCCGACGTCGAGGTCCGACGGCTCGGGCCACGGCGCCAGCACCGGATCCGCGGCCAGCCAGGGCCGGTCGGTCAGGACGTGGCGGCGGACGTCGTCGACGGCGGCCAGGCCCATCGCCGCCCGGTGGGCGTTGAGCGCGGCGCCGAACACCGCGTTGTAGTTGCGGGCATCCAGCTCCCACCGCGCCTTGGGGTCGGTCGCCTCGGGCGGGAACGGTCGCTCCGCGAACGGCACCGGCGAATGGTGCGGCGAGGGCAGGATGACCGGGCAGTAGCTCGCATACCGGTAGCGCAGACCCAGTTTCTCGGCCACCGACCGTGCCGCGACCGGCATCAGCCCGGCCGCCACCAGCGCGTCACACCCTTGCGCCGCCGCGGCCAGCCCGTCGAACTGCGCGGCGATCAGCTCCGCGACGCGCCGAGACCGGTCGCCGGCCGGCGGTGGCATCGCCCCGTGCAACACCGGTCGCACCGGCCAGCCGACCGGGACCAGCTCCACTCCGACGCCGGCCAGGCGCTCCGCGAAATCGGGCGGCGCGCACACCCGCACCTGCGCGCCCAGTTCCCGCGCCCGCACGGCCAGCCCGACCAGAGGCTCGACATCCCCGCGCGACCCGTAGGTCGACAACAACACGCGCACGTGGCCACTCCCGTCTCCACCCGCCATTCTGAAGACGGGAGCGGGGATCGCGGGCCCGCAGTTCTACCCACGCCTTCCGCGAAGCAAGGCACGACACGCCCGCAGGCAGGTGGCTCAGCGGTCTTGCGATCGCCGGCGCATGCGGAAAGTCACCGGGTTTCCCGCCCGGGCGTGCCGGTTGTCTCTCCGGGGTCGATGCGGCGCAGCAGGTCCTGGAGCTGTCGGCGCTGGGCCGCGGTCAGCCGGTTGATCATCTCGGCGTCCAGGCGCGGGATGTGGGCTTTGAGCCCGGCGCGCAGAGCCGCCTGGCCCGCGTCGGTCAGCGCGACCCGGAAAGCGCGGCCGTCCTGCGGGTCGCGTTCCCGGCGGATCACGCCCTTGTCCTCCAGGCGGGCGACCAGCTTGGTGGTGCCCGCGGAGCTGTAGCCCATCCGGGCGGCGACCATGCTGGCGTGGGTGCGCGGGCCGGGAAAGCGCGCCAGGCGCAGCAGGAACTCGAACTCGGTGCCGTCCAGGCCGGTGGCGGCGCGGATGTCGGCGTGCAGCAACGTGTTGAGGGCCCGGTGCAGGTTGACCACCCGGCCCCACAGCACCACTCCTTCGTCGGCCACCAGCGCACGCAACTCCTCATCCACGGTGCCGATGGTATCGGACCCCGGGAATATAACTCGCCAGAGAGCTACTTTAACTCGCCAGAGAGGTATATGTTGAGCCGTGCCGACCGCACGGCCGGCCATGAGGAGACTGTGAGCAGCATGACCGACCTGACCTACACGATCATCGACGGGGACTTCCCCGCCGGAGTCAAGAACAAAACCGCGACCCTGGTGACCAGCGAGAACGAGGCACTGCTGGTCGACGCCGGGTTCACCCGCGCCGACGGGCACCGGCTGGTCGCCGCCGCACTCGACGCCGGCAGGCAGCTGACCACCGTGGTGATCAGCCACGCCGACCCGGACTTCTACTTCGGCGCCGAAGTCATCGCCGACGCCTTCCCCGACGCGACCTTCCTGGCCACCCCGGAGGTGGCCGCCGCGATGGCGAAGAAGTACGAGGGCAAGCTCAAGGCCTGGGCCGCGCTGGGCGCGAACCTGCCCACCCGGCTGATCGAGACCGAGCCGCTGACCAGCGACCTGACGTTCGCCGGCCACACCTTCCAGCTCAAGGGCGCACCCGCCGCGCTGCCCGACCGCACCTACCTCTACCAGGCCGAGGACCGCGCGATCCTCGGCGGCGTGCTGGTCTTCGCCGACGAGCACGTGTGGATCGCCGACACCCCGCGCGACGAGCAGCTCGACGCCTGGGACGCGCTCCTGAGCGAGATGCAGGGCCTCGAGCCCACGCTCGTGGTGCCCGGCCACCGGCAGCCCTCGGCCGCTGCGGACGCGAGCGCGATCGCCTACACCCTCGAGTACATCGCCGCGTTCCGCCGCATCGTGGCCGAAGCCGCCGACGGCGCCACCGCCACCGAGGAACTGCTCAGGGCGTACCCGCAGGCCGGCATGCAGATCGCCGCACAGCTCGGCCCGAAGGTCGTCAAGGGCGAAATGGCGTGGGGCTGACCATGACCGAGACCGATTTCGCCACGAGCAGCACACCGGCCGACGTGGTGCGCCGCCAATACCTCGCCTCCGCCGCGGCCGACCTGGCCGCCCTGCGCGCCACGCTCGCCCCGGACGTGGAATGGACCGAGATGGCCGGCTTTCCGCTGGCCGGCACCTACCGCACGCCTAACGGCGTGACCGCGAACGTCATGCAGCGGCTCGGCGCCGACTGGGACGGCTGGGCCGCGCACGACGACACCTACGTCGTCGACGGTGAGAACGTCGTGGTCCTGGCCCGCTACACCGCGGTCCACAAAGCCACCGGCAAGCACCTGAACGCGCGCGTCGCCCACCACTTCGTCGTACGTGGCGGCCTGATCGTGCGCTTCGAGCAGTTCGTCGACACCGCCCTGGTGCGCGACGCCGCAACCCCCGACAGCTGAGACAACCGCGTTGCCGAGAAAGGAACCCGAACCCGTGTCCGCAGCCGCGAACAAAGCCCTCGTGCTCGCCTTCTACCAGCAGGCGTTCAACGACGGCCGGCCCGAACAGGCCGCCGTCCACCTGGGCACCACCTACACCCAGCACAACCCCGGTGCCCCGGACGGCGCCGAGGGCTTCATCGGCTACGTGCACTGGCTGCGCGGCCAGTTCCCCGAACTGCACCTGGACATCAAGCGCGCCATCGCCGAAGACGATCTGGTAGTGACCCACAGCAACCTGCACCTCAAGCCCGGCGACCTCGGCATGGCGGTGGCCGACCTCTGGCGCGTCGCCGACGACAAGATCGTCGAACACTGGGACGTCGTGCAGGAGGTCCCCGAGAAAAGCAGCAACGACAACACCATGTTCTGAAACCTGAGATCGGACGAGCCGTGGCCGACGGCCTCTTTGCCGGCTCCCGAAGACGTCTTGTCACCCGAACAGCAACGACAACTCCTCACGGCTCGCGTACCGGATTTCGTCGAGCACCGCACTCTGACCTGGCCGGGAAAGGCGCGGCGACCCTCGTCGAGACGCAGCCGTTCAACCTTTCGGTTGAACGGGAATTCGACCGTCGCCGCGGCCGACCGCAGCTTCCGGGCGACGCGGCGGGTGGGGCGGCCGCGCCAAAGTGGACAGTGCCCGTGGTGCCGGGTGTGCGATCTTCACCGGCCAGCAGAAAGGTTTTCCCATCGTGTCGAACTCACTCAGCCGACGACGTGCCCTCACCACCGGAGTCGGCGCCGCGCTCGGCCTCGGCGTGCTCGCGGCCACCTCGGCTCCCGCATCGGCCTCCCCCGCCGGGAGCGCGGGTGAGGAGACCAAGTCCCTCGACGAGCTCTACCAGGACGCCATCGCCGAGGGCGGCAAGCTGGTCGTCTACGCCGGCGGCGACACCGCGGCCCAGGGCAACGGCGTCCGGGCGGCCTTCGAGAACCGCTTCCCGGCCATCGACTTCGAGTACATCGTGGACTACAGCAAGTACCACGACGTCCGCGTCGACAACCAGCTGGCCACCGGCACGCTCGTCCCCGACGTCGTCCAGCTGCAGACCCTGCAGGACTTCGACCGCTGGAAGGCGCTGGGACGCCTCATGCGCTACAAGCCCGCCGGCTTCTCGAAGCTCTACAAAGGCTTCCGGGATCCGCAGGCCGCATGGGTCTCGGTCACGGTGATCGCCTTCAGCTACTCCTACAGCACAACGGCGCTCGGCTCGAACGGTCCGAAGACCCCGCTCGACCTGGTCGACCCGGCCTGGAAGGGCAAGATCGCCTCTTCCTACCCCAACGACGACGACGCGGTGCTCTTCCTCTACTCGCTGTACGCGCAGACGTACGGATGGGACTGGGTGGCGAAGCTGGCCGCCCAGGACGTGCGGTTCGCCCGCGGCACCAACTCGCCGGGCGAAGCGGTCAACAGCGGGCTGAAAGCGATCGGCGTCGGCGGCTCCGGCTCGGCGGTCGCGTCCTCGTCGCCGGTCAAGTGGGTCGTCCCCGACGGCCACCCGTTCATGGCCTGGGGACAGCGGGCCGCGATCCTGAACCAGGCGAAACACCCGGCCGCGGCCAAGCTGTACCTGAACTTCGCGCTGTCGCCCGACAACCAGAAGGCCTCGTTCAACGGCTGGTCCGTGCGCACCGACGTCACCCCGCCCGCGGGGCTGAAGCCGATCTGGCAGTACCCGAACGCGCACGTGGACGAATTCCCCCGGTTCATGGCGGACCGGGCCGAGCTGGAGCGCCTGCGCCAGACGTTCGCGCTGTACTTCGGCGAGGTCCAGGGCGCTCCCACTCCCGGCTGGCTCGGCCTGCACCCGGGGGCCTAGCCGGCAGCGAGGCCGTGACCTGCGGGGCGAGATGAACTTCACCTCGCCGGTCCCGACGCGGCGGTTAGGATGGTCACGATCATCCGTCTGGACCATCTGCCGCCGGGAGACCCGTCGTGCTCGGACTCGGCCTCACCGGAGCTCCGCCTCGCAACCGCCGGTTCGTGCTGACGAGTGGTGCGCACCTGGCGTTCTTCGCGCTCGTCGGGGTGGCCCTGATTCGGCTCGACACCGCGTACGGGGCACTGTGCTGGGCAATCGTCACGATCAGCGGGCTGCTCGCGGTCGTTTACGTCCTGGGGCAGACCTGGCGGGGCGGGCTGAGCACGCCATGGGGCCTGGCCTGGGTCGCGGCGCTGGTGGTCCTCTGGGCCTTGATCATCGTGCTCGCGCCCGCACCGCTGACCGACGCGTACGTCTGGTGCGCCGTCCCCTTGGCGTACGCCGGCCTGCACGTGCTCGATCACCGGGCAGGCCCGGTCGCGGTCGCCGTGATCACCGTCGTGCTCGTCGGGAGGCAGGTCGCGGCCGCCGGCCCGTTCGCGCTGGAGGCGGCCGTGGTCCCGGTGGTGGCCGTGTGGGCCACCCTGGCGCTCCACCGGGCTCAGCAGCGAAACGCCGCCGAGCGGCAGCGTCTGGTGGACGACCTGCGCAGCACGCGCGACGTGCTGGCCGAGGAGCAGCGCCGCGCCGGGATGCTGGAGGAACGCGCCCGGATCGCCCGTGACCTGCACGACTCCCTCGCGCAGGAGCTCTCCGGCAGCGTGCTGATGCTGCAGGCGACCGAACGGAACTGGCCGGACCGGACCGACGCGGCGCGCGCCCGGGTCCGGGAGGTCGTGGACCGGCTCCAGGACGAGCTCGCCGAGACGCGCCGGGTCATCCGCGACCTCGCCCCCTCGGCTCTCAGCGAGTCCGGGTTGGACGGAGCGCTGCGCCTGCTGTGCGCTCGCGCCCACCAGGACGGGACGGCCGCCCAGGTGCGGTTCCAGGTGGCCGGCACGGCGGACTGCCCCCTGGACGAACAGACCGCCGCCACCCTGTTCCGCGTGGCCCAGAGCGTGCTCGCGAACGTACGCGAACACGCGCGCGCGGTGAACGTGCAGGTCACGCTCCGCCGGCACCCGGAGCTCGTCGAACTGGAGATCAGCGACGACGGCGCCGGCTTCGACCCGGCCGGGCGGGTTTCCGGGACCGGCCGCGGACTCGGCCTCCCCGCCGCCCGGACCCGGCTCGACCGGCTCGGCGGTGCCCTCGACGTCGACAGCACCCCCGGCCGGGGCACCCGGGTGACGGCCATGGTGCCGACGCGGGTCGGTCCGGCGGTCCCGGCAGGCGTTCGATGACCAGGGCGCGGCTGCGCCTGCTGATCGCGGACGACCACGCCGTGGTCAGGGCCGGGCTACGCGCCTTGCTCGAGGGCGAGGAAGGCTTCGAAGTGGCCGGTGAGGCGAGCAGCGGCGAAGACGCCGTGCGGCTGGCCGGGCAGCTGGTGCCGGACGTCGTCCTGATGGACCTGCGGTTCGCGGGGGTGAACCAAGGTATCGACGGGGTCGAGGCCATCCGCCGGCTGGCCATCGCGGCACCGGGAGTGCCCGTGGTGATGCTGACCAGCTACGCCGGCCGCGCCGACGCCGTCCGCGCCTTGGGGGCCGGCGCCCGGGGCTACGTGCTGAAGGCGGGGCCGCCCGAGGAACTGTTCCGGGCCGTTCGCAGCGCCGCGGCCGGCGGCCTGGGCCTCGCCCCGGAGATCGTCGACGGCCTGGTCGGCCAGGTGGTGAGCCCCGACCCGGACCTGACCACCCGGGAGATCGAGGTCATCCGGTTGCTGGCGAGCGGCCGCAGCAACCGGGCCATCGCCGAGGCCCTGTTCCTCAGCGAAGCCACCGTCAAAACCCACCTCGTGCGCATCTACCGCAAGCTCGGAGCCGACAACCGCGCGGCCGCCGTCTCCGAAGCCGTCCGCCGGGGCCTGCTGGAACTCACCTGAGACCCGCGCCGTCGCTCACCTGCGGTCAGTCCGACGACCATCGGGCACGGTCTCGCCGGGCCCGAACCCGTCGGCAGCGTCAGGTGCGCCCTGACATGCTCCGGAGCCGGTCAGGAACGCACGCGAATGACGGTCTTGCCCTTGCGCCGCTCGGTCGGGTTGAGCGCGGGAACGGCGTCGGTCAGCCCGGAGATCGGCAGGCTCGCCCCACCGTGAAGTCGACGTTCCCCGGCGAGCGTGATCCCGGCCGCTTCCGCAGCCTGGTCCGTCGCAAGGATTGCCTTCACGGGTGCCTCGCCGCCCACGGCCGGCTCACCGCCGCCGGCCTCGCATAGCAAGAAGTAGAGATCCGATGACCGGAACATCAGAATGCGCCAGTACCCGATTAGTACCGTTTCTCGCGATGAATCATCCGATCAATCGTTGACAGTTCCTCATTACGCCGGTCAAACTCTGAACCGCCCAGAGCCTCCGACGAAGGACGGTCATCGGTGCGTACACGAGTCAAGGCGGCACTGTTCGCGAGCGGCCTCGCGCTGACGGCGACCGGGGCACTGGTGACCCCGGCGACGTCCGCGCCGCAGCAGGTCGTCCACGTCGCGCCGACCGGCGACGACACCCACGACGGCACGAGCGACGCGCAGTCCGTCCGGACACTGCAACGCGCCCAGCAGCTCGTGCGCGGGCTGATCCCGGGCATGACGGGCGACGTCTCCGTCAGCCTCGCCGGCGGCACCTACGCGATGAGCGCGCCACTGCAGCTGACCGCCGCCGACTCCGGCGCCAACGGCCACCGCGTGCTCTGGACCGCCGCGCCCGGCGCCCGGCCGGTCATCAGCGGCGGCGTCCCGATCACCGGCTGGAAAGTAGCCGACAGCACCAAGAACATCTGGTCCGCGCCCGCCCCCGCCACGCTGCGGACGCGCCAGCTGTACATCGACGGTGCCCGCGTCCCGCGGGCGACCGGCACCCTTCCGGTGACCTTGACCAGGATCACCGGCGGCTACACGACGTCGTCGGCCGCGATGGACAACTGGCGCAACCCCAAGGACATCGACTTCGTCTACACCGGGGGCCTCGGCGCGTGGACGCAGCCGCGCTGCCCGGTGAACACGATCTCGCCGACGACGATCAAGATGGCGCAGCCGTGCTGGGACAACTCGACGAAGCGCGTGATGCGCACCGACGACTCCGGTCGCACGGTCGAACTGGTCGGCCGCCAGGCCATCACCGAGCTGCCCACCGCGGTGGAGAACGCCTACGAGCT is from Amycolatopsis mediterranei and encodes:
- a CDS encoding glycosyltransferase, whose protein sequence is MRVLLSTYGSRGDVEPLVGLAVRARELGAQVRVCAPPDFAERLAGVGVELVPVGWPVRPVLHGAMPPPAGDRSRRVAELIAAQFDGLAAAAQGCDALVAAGLMPVAARSVAEKLGLRYRYASYCPVILPSPHHSPVPFAERPFPPEATDPKARWELDARNYNAVFGAALNAHRAAMGLAAVDDVRRHVLTDRPWLAADPVLAPWPEPSDLDVGQTGAWILPDDRPLPGEVTAFLDAGDPPVYVGFGSMRAPADVAEVAIAAIRARGRRVVVGRGWADLSLIDDGADCCAVGEVNLHALFARMAAVVQHGGAGTTTVAARAGAPQVVVAQMVDQPYWAGRVAELGIGVAHEGPTPTVESLSNALDRALAPETAARARAVAAAMRTDGAAVAASWLLDPAGSAR
- a CDS encoding MarR family winged helix-turn-helix transcriptional regulator, which encodes MDEELRALVADEGVVLWGRVVNLHRALNTLLHADIRAATGLDGTEFEFLLRLARFPGPRTHASMVAARMGYSSAGTTKLVARLEDKGVIRRERDPQDGRAFRVALTDAGQAALRAGLKAHIPRLDAEMINRLTAAQRRQLQDLLRRIDPGETTGTPGRETR
- a CDS encoding MBL fold metallo-hydrolase — protein: MTDLTYTIIDGDFPAGVKNKTATLVTSENEALLVDAGFTRADGHRLVAAALDAGRQLTTVVISHADPDFYFGAEVIADAFPDATFLATPEVAAAMAKKYEGKLKAWAALGANLPTRLIETEPLTSDLTFAGHTFQLKGAPAALPDRTYLYQAEDRAILGGVLVFADEHVWIADTPRDEQLDAWDALLSEMQGLEPTLVVPGHRQPSAAADASAIAYTLEYIAAFRRIVAEAADGATATEELLRAYPQAGMQIAAQLGPKVVKGEMAWG
- a CDS encoding nuclear transport factor 2 family protein — protein: MTETDFATSSTPADVVRRQYLASAAADLAALRATLAPDVEWTEMAGFPLAGTYRTPNGVTANVMQRLGADWDGWAAHDDTYVVDGENVVVLARYTAVHKATGKHLNARVAHHFVVRGGLIVRFEQFVDTALVRDAATPDS
- a CDS encoding ester cyclase; this translates as MSAAANKALVLAFYQQAFNDGRPEQAAVHLGTTYTQHNPGAPDGAEGFIGYVHWLRGQFPELHLDIKRAIAEDDLVVTHSNLHLKPGDLGMAVADLWRVADDKIVEHWDVVQEVPEKSSNDNTMF
- a CDS encoding ABC transporter substrate-binding protein — protein: MSNSLSRRRALTTGVGAALGLGVLAATSAPASASPAGSAGEETKSLDELYQDAIAEGGKLVVYAGGDTAAQGNGVRAAFENRFPAIDFEYIVDYSKYHDVRVDNQLATGTLVPDVVQLQTLQDFDRWKALGRLMRYKPAGFSKLYKGFRDPQAAWVSVTVIAFSYSYSTTALGSNGPKTPLDLVDPAWKGKIASSYPNDDDAVLFLYSLYAQTYGWDWVAKLAAQDVRFARGTNSPGEAVNSGLKAIGVGGSGSAVASSSPVKWVVPDGHPFMAWGQRAAILNQAKHPAAAKLYLNFALSPDNQKASFNGWSVRTDVTPPAGLKPIWQYPNAHVDEFPRFMADRAELERLRQTFALYFGEVQGAPTPGWLGLHPGA
- a CDS encoding sensor histidine kinase: MLGLGLTGAPPRNRRFVLTSGAHLAFFALVGVALIRLDTAYGALCWAIVTISGLLAVVYVLGQTWRGGLSTPWGLAWVAALVVLWALIIVLAPAPLTDAYVWCAVPLAYAGLHVLDHRAGPVAVAVITVVLVGRQVAAAGPFALEAAVVPVVAVWATLALHRAQQRNAAERQRLVDDLRSTRDVLAEEQRRAGMLEERARIARDLHDSLAQELSGSVLMLQATERNWPDRTDAARARVREVVDRLQDELAETRRVIRDLAPSALSESGLDGALRLLCARAHQDGTAAQVRFQVAGTADCPLDEQTAATLFRVAQSVLANVREHARAVNVQVTLRRHPELVELEISDDGAGFDPAGRVSGTGRGLGLPAARTRLDRLGGALDVDSTPGRGTRVTAMVPTRVGPAVPAGVR
- a CDS encoding response regulator; translation: MTRARLRLLIADDHAVVRAGLRALLEGEEGFEVAGEASSGEDAVRLAGQLVPDVVLMDLRFAGVNQGIDGVEAIRRLAIAAPGVPVVMLTSYAGRADAVRALGAGARGYVLKAGPPEELFRAVRSAAAGGLGLAPEIVDGLVGQVVSPDPDLTTREIEVIRLLASGRSNRAIAEALFLSEATVKTHLVRIYRKLGADNRAAAVSEAVRRGLLELT